A genome region from Sardina pilchardus chromosome 22, fSarPil1.1, whole genome shotgun sequence includes the following:
- the LOC134070631 gene encoding receptor-type tyrosine-protein phosphatase H-like, with product MGVFVLRRKPKLLSKVHMPMYDRNSDPGPSQDKSKAIPVKKFPDHFNHLSRDENREFSLEYSQFSTVGADLTQREATLPENKSKNRFIDILPYDCSRVKLSIRGQNSDYINANFIPGYGGKKMEYIAAQGPLSSTVSDFWRMIWEQKSERIVMVTNCIENGKAKCDQYWPQGPSPCRHGDLLITMTSERKESNWTMREFIVKHEAKSEERRVKHFHFTAWPDHGVPKGTEELIQFRGHIRQHIDRSPSSGPTVVHCSWASSSHSEF from the exons ATGGGAGTGTTTGTGCTGCGAAGAAAGCCCAAGTTGCTCAG CAAAGTACACATGCCAATGTATGACAGGAATTCAGACCCTGGTCCTTCACAAGACAAATCGAA GGCCATTCCAGTGAAGAAATTTCCAGATCATTTCAACCACCTGAGCCGTGATGAGAATCGAGAGTTCTCATTGGAATATTCG CAATTCAGCACTGTAGGAGCAGACCTAACTCAACGTGAAGCAACTCTTCCAGAGAACAAGAGCAAAAACAGATTCATCGATATACTGCCAT ATGACTGTTCTCGTGTGAAGCTCAGTATACGTGGCCAGAACTCAGACTACATTAACGCCAACTTCATACCC GGCTATGGGGGCAAGAAGATGGAGTACATTGCGGCTCAAGGTCCACTCAGCTCCACCGTCAGTGACTTCTGGAGAATGATCTGGGAGCAAAAGTCTGAACGGATTGTCATGGTAACCAACTGTATAGAGAATGGAAAG GCAAAGTGCGACCAGTATTGGCCTCAGGGTCCTTCTCCATGTCGCCATGGTGACCTACTCATTACCATGACATCAGAGCGTAAAGAGAGCAACTGGACCATGCGGGAATTCATCGTAAAACAC GAGGCCAAATCCGAGGAAAGACGGGTTAAACATTTCCACTTCACAGCCTGGCCAGACCATGGTGTTCCTAAGGGAACCGAGGAACTGATCCAGTTCCGTGGACACATTCGGCAGCATATTGACAGATCTCCATCCTCAGGGCCCACAGTTGTGCACTgcag CTGGGCCAGCTCAAGCCATTCCGAGTTTTAG